In Misgurnus anguillicaudatus chromosome 5, ASM2758022v2, whole genome shotgun sequence, a genomic segment contains:
- the foxb2 gene encoding forkhead box protein B2 has protein sequence MPRPGKNSYSDQKPPYSYISLTAMAIQSSSEKMLPLSDIYKFIMDRFPYYRENTQRWQNSLRHNLSFNDCFIKIPRRPDQPGKGSFWALHPDCGDMFENGSFLRRRKRFKLLRMEHSACKSTPVLHSYHSHHHTPHSLHQAHHHSGKLGMGHPEYLGTMGRLSHFQSYTLSGGQSGSFKHPFAIESLIGRDYKGVMASGLPIASVMHHLGYPVPAQLGGMVNSVWPHVGMLSESVPVSSDYPPFSVAVKGLYHHPGNQNMPAVPVPIKPTPTLGAVPSLTGMTPGVTQLCPRSASLMEREATALTEEKSGSLHPALLQS, from the coding sequence ATGCCTCGACCAGGCAAGAACTCCTACAGTGACCAAAAGCCTCCGTACTCCTACATCTCTCTGACGGCTATGGCCATCCAGAGCTCCTCCGAGAAGATGCTCCCCCTCAGCGACATCTACAAATTCATCATGGACCGTTTTCCTTATTACCGCGAGAACACTCAGCGCTGGCAAAACTCGCTCCGGCACAATCTTTCGTTTAACGACTGCTTCATCAAGATCCCCCGCCGTCCCGACCAGCCGGGCAAGGGCAGCTTCTGGGCCCTGCATCCAGACTGTGGAGACATGTTTGAGAACGGAAGCTTCTTGCGTCGCCGAAAACGTTTCAAGCTTCTGCGAATGGAGCATTCGGCATGCAAGAGCACCCCGGTGCTCCACTCTTACCACTCTCACCATCACACTCCGCATTCTTTGCATCAAGCCCACCACCATTCAGGTAAACTGGGCATGGGCCATCCAGAGTACCTGGGCACCATGGGCCGCCTCTCACACTTCCAGAGCTACACGCTGAGTGGCGGGCAGAGTGGCAGTTTTAAGCACCCCTTTGCCATCGAGAGTCTGATTGGTCGAGACTATAAAGGAGTGATGGCCAGTGGCTTGCCCATCGCCTCTGTCATGCATCACCTTGGTTATCCTGTGCCTGCTCAGCTCGGTGGCATGGTCAACTCTGTGTGGCCGCATGTCGGCATGCTGTCCGAGTCGGTTCCGGTGTCATCAGACTACCCTCCGTTTAGCGTGGCCGTAAAGGGGCTGTACCATCACCCGGGGAACCAGAACATGCCTGCTGTACCAGTGCCCATTAAACCCACACCAACTCTGGGTGCAGTTCCTTCTTTGACTGGTATGACACCAGGAGTAACACAGCTATGCCCGAGATCAGCATCGCTTATGGAGAGAGAGGCGACGGCTCTCACGGAGGAAAAAAGTGGATCTCTGCACCCTGCTCTTCTGCAGTCCTGA